TCTAACGGCTATTTCCAGTATGGTAATGCACattcaaactggtttcatgagcaTGGCAATGAGTTCTTCAGTGTCATTCCCAGTGACTGGCTCTGGGTCTAATGGAACACATTTTGGGATATGGTAGATTATTAGAAGAGGAGAGCCGCAGGTCACCATGGACCAGAATCCCAAAGGCATATTTCCAAAATCTTATGGAACTCACACCACAAAGAATCCAGGCAGTTTTGAGAGCAAATGGTGGTTCTACTGaatattagtatagtgtagtattccCAGTAAAGCACTCAATGAGAGTATATTCTTGCATTTTGGCATTTTATAATATCGTTATTTCAAAGAATTTTTTGCCACTGTCACCAATCGCAAAGGCAACACATCCTCCACCCACTCATTTGGTGAATCCATCATTCTTTGCCATAAAGCCACTTCCTTAGCCATGGAGTCCATCCAGTCCACTTTTGTGCCATAACTCTGCCCtgggagagagatggaaagcaacattataataataagctctattttttttaaacaatactcTAGATTATTTTTAGCAGTAGTCGTTGAGGTAGTAGGAgtatatgtatttttaaatgatcatttattacTAGCAGTACTATGTTTGCACGTGTTAAATCCAAAGCAATCGAATAATAAAATCTCGTAAACAGAAGGTACGTATTTAACTCTGGTTCTAAAATTATGTGGAGGATCAGCAGGACACCTGGGTCACTCATTAACAGATGGAAACATGGCCTGTTCAGACAGAATGGGGCAATCAACACACTTGTTATATAGTGCGTCCAGTGTGCTGCAGTGTCATCCAAAGAATCCCGAAATAAACATAACCCCACAGGGATTGAATGAGTGTACAACCTGGGGCAGGAGTGTTTCACCTTACTATGTATTTTTTGTGAGGCAACTGTCATTCTAATTTCTACATTGCAGGGgaaaacacaaggagaattcagacaaagcggaaaaggtaggtatagattgcgaatggaattctgacctctgattggtcgagacatctgtcactcaggatatatacaggaagtaggaaattgtgtatcttgatttcttgtacatgtgtggagttctgccttcactttaaaccatttttttcaatagtgcaactttaaatgttttaaagaaaataacaaacatatatttatctttataagaaaatggagttcattcagcgctgctttgaggaaggacgttcatatggtgtgattttggatatactgatatcTCACGTATATCACGTACTGACATATCACAGCGGATTAAAGATAAGTttgtgatctctaaaaacacaccaggtatgtttggaagaccaaactgttccagattaaaggatgtacctctataagagcagagctgtgatCATGCACACACCagtccactttctactgctgcagatactgctggacttcctgtagatcctgagtgacagatgccttgtccaatcagagggaagaattccattcgcaaaaactatacctaccttttccgctttgtctgatttgtccttgtgtttttggatgttattttgttttgaacTGGAACTGGACCAAACCTTCGGGACCAGTGTACGCTAATATTGGCATTTGCCTTTGTCATATAGGTGATAAACGGCCACTTACAATTTAACGATTGCATCCATAATTGAAGCAGACAAACCAGAAAAAGCCGATAGCAATAGTATAATCATAAAAGGTGATCAACAAATAGACAGGGAGCCTTAATTATCATCAccagagagcagggtcagctatgatacagcacccctggagtagagaaggttaagggccttgctcaatcgCCCAACAATGGAGCCtggtgatgctggggcttgaaccccattccaccaatcaacaacccagcaccttaaccacttgagctaccactgtccccAAGTTACTGAATTTAATCAATTTACTAAATTGATTAAGGACTTTATGAAATGCTTTACGAAACtttccttccataaatgcttTAGGGTCATGTTAGATCTGGGGACTATACTTGGAATGCTATCCCCAGGGAAGGATAAGTCTGGATACGATACCAGGCTACACACAAATTTTACTCTTCCATagaaaacaaatctaaaaaatgCTTAAACCCCTAAATCTACTAATCATAATAATATAAGTTTATGCTAAAGTAACATCACATTAAACCAAAAGAAATAGAAACACAAGTTTATAAACTCAGCAGCTCCAGTAAGAAGTCTGTACCCGTTCCCAGGCCGAGTCTCAGTCCTCCCACCAGGTGATCAGCCAGTCGGTCACGATCCCACACTGTGAGCTCCACACAGGCCTCCTTCAGGTCCTCTGTCCTGAATCCATCATACACCATTGTGTGGTTAAAGACAGGACTTGCTGTCCTCTTTAACACCCGTGTCTTCTGGCAGCTCTTTTTGCTGGTGTCTGGCAGCACATAACTGtacacaacaaaacatgacatattaacattaatcttgaactttttctTAAACTGAAAGGAAAGTCTTGTAGACAAAGGGTGAGTTGTTTAATGAAAAGAACgtggaacaacaacaaaaatggcTTTAAATGAACTTTATATGAATGTCCATCATAAGAAGGCATGTATTGTTTTGCACTGCTATTTTACTTGCTAACTAATACACcagtttaaattattatatctGTAACAAACGATAGCAAAGATCCTGTTTGTGGATTCTGAAGATTCTGAATTTGCACTAAAAGGGGCTTTTCATCAAGCACAAACTTCTATTTTAACTAATTTATAAAATAGccttattttaataataaaataaatttacataaGAGTCAGCAGTATCAATTCTGTTAGGATCTCCACTAGCTAAATCAGAGTTTCAGCTTTTACGAGGTCTGATTGCTATGATGGCATTTCAGGGccactgttaaaaataaaaggatatatagtaaaataaaagaacaacTACTTTGCCTTAAGTTTAGCTATaatttcactttcttttttgaATGACCTCCAGTGCTCTTACATATTGTATATACAACTGTACATATTTTAGagtctgaaatgtttttaatgttggACCTGGTgtgatacagcttatataagtAGCAGGGACATGATTTTAATTCTCCTGCAGTGTACAGACATGCCAGAGACCATATTTTGCAAAGGAGGACATTAAATTGAGCCGATGGCTTCGTTAGTTGTTACGATTGCACAATATAACAGCAGAGCAACAAAATGAAAGCTTAGAGTCGTAAACCAACAGCTGATGCTCTTTGAGGACATTACCATTTCACATACGGGTTTATAGTCACACCACGGATCAGAGGCAGGTTCTTGCAGTCTCGGACCCAGATGTGAATTTCACCTGAGCCTAGGGCTGATTTCGCTGGAAAAGAGCAATAAAAGCATTAATTAGAACCAATAAAATAATCTTAACTCATTCTATGGACCACTTTTTTACAccaatcagctataacattctgggcactgacaggtgaagtgaataacacagtgcatgacaggtcagggctgttttggcagcaaaaggaggaccaacacaatattaggccggtggtcataatgttatgcctgattgatgtatATTCACTTCAGAACGCTTTGTAGTGTTCACACTTAATGCTGCTTGTCTTGAGTTCCTAATTGAGTCTCGTTCCTCAGAAGGTTCCTCTCCATTTCTTGTTACTGTCTCTGGATGTTCATTAGCAATGttcattaattcaattttatttatctatataagGCAACGACTCTCTGTATAATCTAAAGGCAACCCGTTCTAGACAAGGGATTTTTCTGACTCAAACTTCAAAGAAGTTTGAAAGTTTGCCTGAAGGATTTTACAAAAATTGTTCAATGTGTGGTCAGGATTAGGCTCCCAATGGCTGGATTCGAAATGTAAAGAAACTGCAGAAGTCAGAGTAAAGTCATCAGCTCTTACAAAGGGAGATGTGAGGTAAGAACCGCATGGCCAGTCTCATCTCGCCTCTTTCTTCGGTGGACAGGACGCTGCTTGTGTTCTGAAAGGACAAAATacaaattcatttaaattacaaaatTCTATTACACCATTACTCAAAGTTCTTAGAtggaaataaaattatttttagaattGAGAAAATTAGAAAAATTATTTAAGATTTAGAGCTGAAATCATACACTTAAAAAATATCCATAATATTGAaaccagctgcctaatattgtctagGTCCCCCGTGGACTCCACAAGaactgtgctgtggtatcttatcttatcctgtcctatcttatcttatcttatctcataatatcctatcttatcttatcttatcttatcttatcttatcttatcctattttatcttatcttatcttatactTATATTTATAGCTTTGATACATATTGAGCATAGGTTTGGTGGTTAATGGAATGAACTTCcactagatgtctgaacagttGAGTCACTGGCATCtgggtgaagacctacctcttcatGAAATACCTAaactatcttatcttatcttatcttatcttatcttatcttatcttatcttatcttatcttatcaggCACCGAGACTTTTGCAGCAGATCAACTCCAAGGACCGACGCCTGCCTGATATATGCCAACCTTTGACAGGTTCCATTATAACaatcagtgatattcacttcacctgctagtggttttaatgttatggctgatcggagTAACATATGCATTGAATTCCTAAAAAGAGCCATAATATACCCTTGGTTTGAGGGGTAAGGAGTTAATCCGAGGGCCTTCAAAATCCCACTTAGAAAGGTCAATCTCCGCCTCTCCCAGGAAGCTGTTGCGACCAAATGTGTCATTGTGCCAAACAGACAGGTTAAGGATCTGGGATTTTAAGTACTCCATTCGAACTCTATActgtaaaatatgaaaatattgtGGTTAAAATTGATCACAgtatttaaatgtgtaaaatataagtaaatatgtttttaataatcTTTACCCTTAGAATCTCATTATACGTAGGGTTCAAGGTCTTCTTTTTCACTgacgtttttctttttcccaaaTTGGCAGTGTCAGGTATAAGATAACTCTTAACATACCTAAAATAAGAGCAAGTATGAATAAGCACCTAAATTGGatcaaatatacacacctgCCACTTTATTAGGGACGCTTTCATGCagattatccaatcagccagtcatgtggcagcagcacaatgcagaaTCTCAAGCAGATACAATTCAAGAGTGGAAACAACTTTGAGGTCAGAAGAGAACGCCAAGACTGGGTCAAGCAAGACTATGGTAACTCAAATGACCAATCTTTTTAGatgtgttgagcagaaatgcatctcagaacacacaacatgttGAATTTTGACTGGATAATTGGATGAATGAGTCTCAGGATaagtgtttctattaaagtctGTGTATATTATGCGTAACAGACACTGAGGTAGTACAAACATTCTAATCTACGCACGGGTCAGATCGATTCCTCTTCACATCTACAGCAGCCAGATTTTGGCACTGTACTACAAAGATGTGGAACTCCCTCAGCTTCTGGACATAGTTGATTGAAAACTGGATAGCCCCTTGAACTTCAATATTCCCAAAGTCCACACTGGAAATACTCATTATGCTCCCGCTCATCTGTGGGTGTCAAACACATGATGTGGCAATGAGGGGCAGGAGGaggagtagtagcagtagcCATTGTtgtagtagtgatagtagtaatagtagtagtagtatcagtaataatagcagcagtagtaatagcagtagcagTTGTAGtagtaaaagaagaagaagaagaagaagtcatgGTAGTAATAaaagcattaataataatagcagtagtagtagtagtagtaatagttgtagtagtagtagaggaagaagaagaagaagaagaagaagaagagctagtaatagtagtattaataataatagcagtGAGAGTactagtggtagtaatagtagaagaagaagaagtagtcgtggtagtaatagtagcattaatagtagtagtagtataagaaggagaagataaagaagaagaaaaagtggTAGTAACAGttgtattaattataataatagtagtagtagtagtagtagaagcagtagcagtaatatttgtattaatattaGCAGTCGCACTAGCAGTAGCactagcagtagtagtagtagattatgataatattatgataATGGAAGTGACAGCTGCAGATAATCTGGATGACTGTTGATATCCTACAGAGACGGTCAccagaaaatctaaaaaatcataaatcaaatataaataaaaaaataaataaaatctcataCAGAAGACACTGTGGCCATGCGTGAGTTGTTGTTGAGTTCAGCCTGGGGGCTGCTGTTCTTCCAGTGCTTGCCACTGTGGGAGCTGCACTCCGACTCACTCTCATCTCCATCATTCTagataacaaacacaaaaaagaaaaatcataaaatatataaatatatcgaTATTAAATTACTGACCCTCAGTTACTGCTGAAATGAACCCTCTAACAAATCTCAGTTTTATTGTGTGCTGTGAACATCCTAACCAGTCTGAGATagcattcatttatatttctgtaggTTTTGATAAATCATGGAAAAATAATGCAAAGAGTTTCATcagatattttcacattttctcaaAGAACAAAAAGATTCCATTCCATAAAATCATAGCGTACCTCATTGTCCAGGAAAGAGGGAACGGATTTGCTGATTTTCCTCAAACGCTCTTTATcagagaaggaagaagaagatggcGATGGAGTGCTGGAGACTGGATGCATGatacaaaacataaaaaaaatacacacaaacctctGCTTTACACTTCAAATTCTTAGAATGTCTAGTGGAAACCTTTTTTGTATAGGTAGAAAGCGTCATACTTGCGTAGCTGCTAGGCATGAAATCATCcatatgtttgctttttttaCTTTGTCCTAAAGAAAAATAGACCACAacaaaacatattaaaatgcCTGAGCTCCTTGTTTCTGTGCTGCACTGGACCAAAATAGGTTTACCATTACCACAGGAATGGACATGACAATGTCCAAAGACTTGTCGTTACACATCGAGGGTGAAAATCAattacagatatacagatgtTGCATTGTAATCGTTTGACAGATATTTCAAAACATCCACTTAATTACATCTACAAAAGGAATTTCCACATGACTCATATTTTGTGCCACAGTGAATACAACTAATGCTCACGTGGTACCGCTGTGATGTCTTCAAGGCTTTTATGGTATACGGGTCTAGTGGACGCCCGTCTCAGCACTTCCTGAACTAGGCTCACCTCAGTGGCTGGCACACATGtgaaacagaattaaaaaagaGAGCGGTAATTAAAGACTAGATCAAACCTACAATAAGGATATATATACAGGATAACAAAGCTGAAGTATACTGCAACACTGGAGTAAATACACAACAGTTCTTTCCTCcaaaacccccccaaaaaatcaaACCTAGTGTTGGAttctattataaaaaataatagatgGGTCTTACTCATGGTTTAATGTTTATATGCAGATACAAGAGTTAGTTTGTAGTAAGAACACCAAATTGCATGCCATGTGATATCAATTCACAGCTGCTAAATTCTTTGAGCTGGTAAAAATGTGAACTATGGGCAAAGTAACTCAGTTTTAAACATCCCCTTAAATTTAACGTCATTAAACTGTAATATTTTCTGAGAACAAGATCTATTAATAAGAGAATAAGAGAATAAGAGCCAATTTATTGGGACATTTCAGCCCTCACACAAGGCCTTCATATGAGCTAGAATGTCATGGTCGTAACTCAATACAGTGACTTTATTTTAGATaatgtgcacttttttttacactatacatataattaCAGCGAAATTAGGGCAGTCCTTACAGTGCAATTCACATATAAAGTGGTGCAAACTATACATCcattttaacatattaaatagTAATACATAAGTCAATTATCTTAAGTGACATATAAGGTATAAATAAGTATGtagatattttatatacacagatcaggcagaACAAtctgaccactgacaggtgaagtgaataagactgatgatctcctcatcattgtgcctgttagtgggtgggatatattaggcagcaagtgaacattttggcctcaaagttgatgtcagaagcaggaaaaatggacaagtgtaaggatttgagtgagtttgacgaagggccaaattgtgatggctagaccactggatcagagcatctccaacactgcagctcttgtggggtgttcccagtctgcatgatggctgatggctgtggcctctttcagcaggataatgcaccgtgccacaaagcagaaatggttcaggaatggtttgatgagcgcaacaaccagtttgaggtgttgacttgaccttcaaattccccagatctcaatccaatcgagtatctgtgggatgtgctggacaaacaagtctgatccatgaagGCCCCGCCTCAcatcttacaggacttaaaggatcttggtgccagattccacagcacaccttcagggatctagtggagtccatgcctcgatgggtcagggctgttttggcagcaaaagggggactgatACATGATATTACGTAGGtgggcataatgttatggctgatcggtgtagatagaaatatatagatataaataagtCACTGCACAATAGTCGAACATAGGGATTTGCATATAATGAAAAGTGGCATTAAAATGTCACAGAATGTAAACATGTCaaataatagaaaatgtaaAGCACAGCAGAATGTAATCATATTGAGTAATATATGAATAGACACATACTGAGGTATACAGAGAATGTAAACTTAAAGTTTTTGGGTATAAAAATACTGGATCAGATTGCTGCGATCcttcagtttgtgtgtatgtgtgtgtgttcacaagcCTGCAGCATTTAGCTCCTGTATGGTGCTGGAGTAGAAGCTGTTCTTAAGTCTATTGGTTCGGACCAGAGGGCTGCAGGTTAAATAAGTGACTTGCATTGTTATTTACACTTCACCTATAGcagtttaaagcattaaagcaTTAAGCATTCAATCAGTAAAGATtcagaaaccaaaaaaaatgtatgtctTACAGTTTGCACTTGTCCCAGAAAAGGATTCATCTCTGTTTAAGGTCATGGGCTTGACCACTTCGCTCGTATGTGCACTGGGTCGCAGTCCCCAGCTCCCTCTCTTGGTGCAAAGCTCTGCATCATCTATAGGAACATCAGCTTTCTCAGGACAGCACCTCACACTACCACCTGTCTGAAATGAGGTGCACACTAATTCACTCTTCTGCTCTGTACCTTGGGGGGAAATGTGCTTGCCTCTGTTTTCTGTGATTCCCAGATAATGCTGGTAGTCTCGTGGAACAAACGACCTGGCAAGAGGTTGAGAATCAGGATCCTCAGAAACGCTTCGGTCAGTGGCTTTATGCTTACTCTTGGTCATCTCTGGAGACTTTTTCACCTGTAAATTAACTTCTGGTGTTTTTGTAGAAGGCAACACTGTACTTTCTGTCGTCTGTGGGAGGACCACATCAGATACTTTCCTGGACTGCGAGGGTAAATCTTCACCCTCACTTTCCACGTTTATTGCAAACATGCTGGTGGCACGTCGAAGCGAATTTGCTCTTCCATTTAAAGTTCCTTTGCCACTGCTTCTAGTCTGATTTCGGAATTCTTTATTGAGCATCCCTTGAGTTCTTGGAGATGATGTGTCTTTTGGAGATAACTTTGAGCCACTCTTTGGCTGAGGACAATGGGATGATCTCAGAACATCTGGCTCAGTTGGTGAGTTAGCTGTGGTACCAATATCAGGATATATGACAGCAGTTTTCTCTCTTGAAGACACTCTGTCTGCCTGGTTTGGGCTAGCATCCACCAGTTCAAACTGAGATACCTCTTTGTGAGTTTTTGCATGTTTAACTTCCTGACTTAATGGGTTTTGAGTTTTGTTTTCAAAACTGGATGACTGCTTGCTAGATTCTGCCCAGAAGTCACGGAGCATCTTGAACTGTAAACTGTTCATACCTTCTCCTGTGGCTGTCTTCTCTATCCTGTCTCGTAGTGGAAGAACCGTAAAATTAGCACTTTCTGCCTCTGATTCTGTCCCGATGGATCTAAGATCATATTCTGATTTGGTGAACCTTTTATTCAGCTTTGTAGATGTCGCAGATGAGTTTGCTGCTGttgatttattatatatgttcGATTGCAGTTTCTCTCTTTCCCAGAATGATTTGAGCTCCTTGATCCTTTCTGCATTGTTATTTTGCTGCTGGTTGCTTTGCTTGGCTAATGGGACTGGATTTTGTTGCTGGGATTGAACACCAGATGTTGGTGGAGGTTTTAGCTGTGATTCTTTTTCCTCTGTCTTTACCTTTGGGTCCAGCTCTAGTACTGCTGCAGTTGTACATCCTTCCATTGTACTATTCCTATTTCCTTCAATATTTTCATCGCTGTGGTCTCCAACACTCTGAAGTCTAAAATCTTGTGAAGATGAGCATTTTTGGCCCAAACATTTGGTAACATCTTTGTCTGAGAGAGCCATTATGTCTTTTATCTGATTTATATTGCTTGATGGTGTTTGCATGTCTTTAGCTTTAtctctgtcttttttatttaaatgctcATAGCTGATGTTATCAGCTTGTATCTCACCAACATTTGAAATGTCCTTCACATGAGAtttgttcacatgttttttGTTCTCAGTTACTGAATACTTTGGACTTATGTCAACTTTGGTTGGTTCCTCTTCAACCCCAGTCACCTTCCTGCCATCATTACGTTGGACAATAGTTTCCTTTTCAGAAATTAGGTTCGGTTTGCTCACTAGAACTGGTGCCTTAATGATACCTTGATCCCACTGTGATTGCAAATTGGTAACTTTTGGTGACTGACTCACTTCTTGCAGTTCATGTTGAGTGGGTTTAGTCTTCTCATCATttctgctgttttcttttttgctagCAGTCTCCAGCACGTTCTCTTTTGGACTTGGTTTTTCAGAGTCCAACAGTCTATTAATGGTATCCTGTGATGATCTGTGCCTGAATAGATTAGAAGATCCCATGGCAGAAAATTCTTCCGCGTTCAATGGCTTAGTGTGATCACTTAGATCCTGAACATTCTGAAAATTCATAAAAGGCTCTTTCTTATCCACGTTCAACTCTACTGCTAAATCTCTATCTTTTAAAAATCCATCATTTGTCATATCCTCATCCCGATGTTTTGGTATGATCAAATACACATTGTTCTCTGCTTTGGGTCTTAAATTGATCTCATTTTCAAAGTCAATGTCTTCAATCTTGATATCATCTTCAGTGTCTGGAATAAAGCCCTCACAGTCAAGTTTATCACTGCTGTCTGAACTCCTGCTGAACCATTCAAGAACTTTAGCAATGGAGTTTCCTTGCTCTTCAGCAGCTTTGGGAGAATAGGGGTTGACCAGAAGAGGATCTTTGCAGTCCTTTGTCTTCATGTTAGTGTCTCGAGTTATCTTTATATCAAACGGACATGGCATGTCGTCACTTTCACATGCCACGCGGGAAGGATTAGTCTTATTGGAGGCATCAGTTGGGTTGGTGGCTTCATACACCGGTTGATCTGTAAAATCCAATATATcattgaaaaagaaagaactaTGAGACATTCTATTAGTCTAAAACAACAAGCAATCATTCATAGACCGTGTGTGAAGACCAGTGTTGAGGATGGTATATGTTGCAGCTAAGCTACAGATAAATAACACTTTTGATAAAGTAACTAGTTACACTACAAGCCAGTATAAAAGTAGCTTAGTACACTGAGCTGAAAATCTATTTTAATTGTGCAGCTTTTTAATCacagtaaataatttttattgcTTTTGACAGACGGAGTAACTTGCATTTTATACACCAATTGAGGGTTATGGGTCTTACTCAAGGGTCCAGCAATGGCAGACCGGGGATTTGAACCAACAACCAGCCAATCATTTGTCCAGTGCTTTAACtactaagctactacatccccTCATTGTGTATTAAGAAGCAGATAGAAGCAACCGGAAAACTGGATCGTTCCAATTCTCTTTGTTTAACTAGTTTCTGGTTATATCTGACTAGCTAGTTAATATTATTGGGCATACAGTAATaagtaaattattaaattaaatagctGCAATTGGTGCAACATGATAATAATGCTTCACATCATTGGATGCTCTTTCATATTAAGTTAAACCTTACTTGAGATCACGTTCATGATCCATTCAAAAGTTAGCTATTTTGTTCAATCGCTGCTTCTTATTACTTTAATCTCATTCATTTCAACAGAAAATATCCATCACCTAATGTTTTCACTTCTGATCAACCTCATAACCAGCTAGTTAGTCAACAACATTAGATACCCACCTTCATGTGACTGTGATTTACTATAAATTCGCGTGTTTAAAGACTTAAATACACTCACCGGTGTTCTTTTTACACTAATTATAATTAGATAATTATTGAATTTGGATAAATACAATAGATTGAATATTGTGACTTGTTGAATTCAAAAGTAATACAGTataatgcaacaaaaaaaagctagTTGGCTCATTTCTTGTAGCTAGTTTCTCCCCAACACTGGTGAAAACACACCATAATCTTATAatgaaatgttattaaaaagtagaaatataaaaaatctgtaataaaatattttttaaagcagaacGATATAGTTAATTGTACCTTTAACGCCCAAAGGACAGTCTAATTTTTCTTCTGTCTTTACATCTTCCCTCTTCAGGTCCTCTTTGTCCTGGTTCTTCAGTGAGATTTGAGGGGTTATGCTCTCATTTAATGGTTTGACTAACAAGGATTCAAATGGTGACTTGGCCCTTATTCTAGGAATGGAGAGAGGATCCTTCACCATTCCATcc
The window above is part of the Hemibagrus wyckioides isolate EC202008001 linkage group LG17, SWU_Hwy_1.0, whole genome shotgun sequence genome. Proteins encoded here:
- the sytl2b gene encoding synaptotagmin-like protein 2 isoform X6, which encodes MIDLSYLTEEEQEAIMAVLKRDAELKKTEEERVKRPTETQQESRNRQRHNPFNNMPMELDFDETNGASVPETKNPPEVTPSLENHEDLEIEAKTKIFDISQETIPRLKPVPKKRTKIFKVQNSDSTSSISTQSVSTNSSVSTQSVSTNSSVSTQSVSTSSSTSPVSTQSISTNTDSRSTLSTQSMSTNSEIRSPPPKGILKHSSSCDSSTKSRLLQPRKSLNMVSTKSGHEHILEENAVTQESIEESFLNFKDKEPPKSTFPPSRLPVRSPVLLNNPTQTSKEKPKIQPRLSLSSSTQSNDEQKTADVLDTKQKCENRLISAEPEKQNKADGMVKDPLSIPRIRAKSPFESLLVKPLNESITPQISLKNQDKEDLKREDVKTEEKLDCPLGVKDQPVYEATNPTDASNKTNPSRVACESDDMPCPFDIKITRDTNMKTKDCKDPLLVNPYSPKAAEEQGNSIAKVLEWFSRSSDSSDKLDCEGFIPDTEDDIKIEDIDFENEINLRPKAENNVYLIIPKHRDEDMTNDGFLKDRDLAVELNVDKKEPFMNFQNVQDLSDHTKPLNAEEFSAMGSSNLFRHRSSQDTINRLLDSEKPSPKENVLETASKKENSRNDEKTKPTQHELQEVSQSPKVTNLQSQWDQGIIKAPVLVSKPNLISEKETIVQRNDGRKVTGVEEEPTKVDISPKYSVTENKKHVNKSHVKDISNVGEIQADNISYEHLNKKDRDKAKDMQTPSSNINQIKDIMALSDKDVTKCLGQKCSSSQDFRLQSVGDHSDENIEGNRNSTMEGCTTAAVLELDPKVKTEEKESQLKPPPTSGVQSQQQNPVPLAKQSNQQQNNNAERIKELKSFWEREKLQSNIYNKSTAANSSATSTKLNKRFTKSEYDLRSIGTESEAESANFTVLPLRDRIEKTATGEGMNSLQFKMLRDFWAESSKQSSSFENKTQNPLSQEVKHAKTHKEVSQFELVDASPNQADRVSSREKTAVIYPDIGTTANSPTEPDVLRSSHCPQPKSGSKLSPKDTSSPRTQGMLNKEFRNQTRSSGKGTLNGRANSLRRATSMFAINVESEGEDLPSQSRKVSDVVLPQTTESTVLPSTKTPEVNLQVKKSPEMTKSKHKATDRSVSEDPDSQPLARSFVPRDYQHYLGITENRGKHISPQGTEQKSELVCTSFQTGGSVRCCPEKADVPIDDAELCTKRGSWGLRPSAHTSEVVKPMTLNRDESFSGTSANSTEVSLVQEVLRRASTRPVYHKSLEDITAVPRQSKKSKHMDDFMPSSYAISSTPSPSSSSFSDKERLRKISKSVPSFLDNENDGDESESECSSHSGKHWKNSSPQAELNNNSRMATVSSMSGSIMSISSVDFGNIEVQGAIQFSINYVQKLREFHIFVVQCQNLAAVDVKRNRSDPYVKSYLIPDTANLGKRKTSVKKKTLNPTYNEILRYRVRMEYLKSQILNLSVWHNDTFGRNSFLGEAEIDLSKWDFEGPRINSLPLKPRNTSSVLSTEERGEMRLAMRFLPHISLSKSALGSGEIHIWVRDCKNLPLIRGVTINPYVKCYVLPDTSKKSCQKTRVLKRTASPVFNHTMVYDGFRTEDLKEACVELTVWDRDRLADHLVGGLRLGLGTGQSYGTKVDWMDSMAKEVALWQRMMDSPNEWVEDVLPLRLVTVAKNSLK